The nucleotide window ATGCCGGCAACGTAACATATCACTTTTGAGCGCGTACGAGCGCTGACACTCAGGGCACTGATGCGGCTTCAACTTCAAGTGGAAGGCGCGCACATGCTGCATCAAGCCGTTGCGTCGCTTGTAGGCGCGCTCACACAGACCGCACTGGTGGCGCCGCTGATCGCTGTGCGTGATGCGATGCTGGCTGAGTCTGTTCGCCGAGGCAAACACCTTAGCGCACAGCGTACAGGCATACGTGCGCGTTGTCGCAGCAGAATGTTTGTGTTTCGATTGGCGCGCGTTTGCTGGCAACGCATGCGTTGAACGTGGCGCGGCGCCGCGCTGCTTGTTGGGCGGTGTTAGAGGTTGCACtgtaacttgttgttgttggaggtGATGGCGGCGACGTACTCGACTGCATTTTTGACGTTGTCTGGTCGCTTTACATTTCACTTCATGTCTGCGGTAGAGGCGCCAATGATTGAAAGTGCTGCGTCGGCAGTAGCGGCACTTGAacgtttgcatttgcattttgaaGCAGCGCAACGGCAGCGCCTGACATATGTAGCGCATGTGATTGTGTAAAGCGATTTTGTGGCGAAAGAACTTCTCGCAGCCACAGCAGGTGGCGGCAAAGCGTTTGGGTATGCGGCGCGCCCAATGTCTGAGTGTGCGCTTGTGTTGCAGCAGGCGTTGGATGCTCTTGAAAGTTTCGCTGCAAACGCGACAGCGAAAGCGTTTGGCCGCGCTTGACACTGTTGACTTGGAGTTGGCCTCTTTACTCTGCTTCtccaatatttgtatttgcagTGATTTACATTTGAGTTGCAGCTTCTTGTAGCGCCGTCCCAGCTGCCGATACTCGGCTGTTATAATATCGGGCGCTCTTTTAGCGTTTATCTTGCGTTCAAGCGCTGTGAGGCGCGCGCTGATGTGCCTACTTAAGAGCACGCGACGTTTAGAGCGCTTTGGTTTTTGCATGCGCGCGGGTGTAGGTGTTGGTTGGATTGCAGGCGTTGAAGTTTTGAAGGAATTCTCTGGCGCCAGGGTTGTGGCGGCGCAAATGCTGTCCGCTTTTGTTGCATCATTGTTATTCAAAGGAGCTTTGAGGTAGTCAGCCTGAATATTAGTCATATTGCTAAATGGATCGTGTTGCCGCAAAAATGTGCGCTTCATTTCAAGTATTCTCACTGCGTTTGGCGCGCCGTTCAAACTTGAAGTATCCTTAGACGCACAGTTTGGCGTCATGTAGCTATTTTTTGTCGCATTTGAATGCTCAAAGCCAAAGACATTCGGCTGTAGAAAAGTATGTGTGTCATTCGTTTTATGTAGACTATCTGCGCATGCAGCGGTTGAGCAGAAACCTTTCTCCAATTTACAATTATTGTTGAAGGCTTCGCTTCTGACATCGTTGGAAGCCCCGTAATACTTCCAAACATAGTCACCCGGCACACTCACCATGGGCAAACGTTCatcttgctgttgctgttgttgttgctgctgttggtaGTGATGATTTTGCGTGattatattttgttgctgtGGATTATATGGATCCAAGAGCTGTTGTAGCTGTTGCATTTGCACGCTTTGCAACTTCTCTTGCTCTAGGCGTATTTGTGTGCCTTGGTCTTGCATTTGCGCTTGCGCTTGCGTCTGATGCGCCACCATATAATGCTGATTTAGTGTCTCTATGCTGAAGAATTTTAAATGACAGTTGTGGCAGGTATGTAGTTGGAAGGCATTTGAAGATTTCACTATACTTTCGTCGAGCACAACAATATTTGGTTTGGAATGTGTTTTCATTGGCGCTGTAGCTGATGTAGAAACACTCACTTTTGACCCAGCTTCATTGTTTGGCGCCGGTATATCATCCACCGCAGTGACAACAAGCTTCTTGGCACGATTATGATCCTCGACCGTCCGATTGGGTAATGTTATTGATGCATCAGAAAGTTCACTCACTGACGTGACTATTGGTCTTGTAGAACGTGTGTCGGGTGGCGTAGCAGTTGTATCGGCGGTATTTGTTGGCTTTTCAACGTTTGCAGCAGCCGCACTTTCCAAGTGCATGTTTGCCGGGGCATAGTTTTCttctaaaatgtaaaaattaattttaaagtatttttattaatatttaataagtatgtacatactatatatgccGGTTGAGGCGCCATTTTCACCATTGTGATGCTCGTCTCCCGCATAACCCGTCTGTTCATCGTCCTCAGTTCCAGCATTCGCGTTAAAGTCTCCCCGATCTCCACATTCGGCGCCATCAGTCTTCTCTGTCTTATAAGTATTTTTGAATTGACACTCTTCCTTCAAATCCTCCGTTGTATAAGCATAGTTGTGCTCTTCACTTAACAAATGGTTTTGTAGCAGTTCGTGAGCACTTAGTAAAGTGCGCTTGTTCCTCTcttgatgttgctgttgtataGCATTATCTTGTTGTTTTGaa belongs to Bactrocera dorsalis isolate Fly_Bdor chromosome 1, ASM2337382v1, whole genome shotgun sequence and includes:
- the LOC105223103 gene encoding uncharacterized protein LOC105223103 isoform X1; this encodes MPAFCAVQNCGDKYGHAENISFHKFPFKRQELMKKWLDFAQRGPDWQPSKWSAICSRHFCEEDFNCAADRKILKKTAVPCLRNLKHMQTIEKDYTERKQEVIAKETPLQQNLTKTAISSSPATETFNEAYEEFDEGAEQRLQTTSLQSSPNAPNKFKCRLCGSACSAVVSFSTNFEIYGMIQKCFPTLNIQKDDNLPKEMCRLCLKRVESFSRFIDKVLETQSELQRKYRTEKKDSNTRFAERPLKVKQEPVVRVKQELPEGFDSFLSDDLDMGMDEGCEPEHDAETIVEQKYDFCDFPMLNAQDIINNCDIMEIINLDDPFINIPDDDANTNCENNTQNSKQQDNAIQQQHQERNKRTLLSAHELLQNHLLSEEHNYAYTTEDLKEECQFKNTYKTEKTDGAECGDRGDFNANAGTEDDEQTGYAGDEHHNGENGASTGIYKENYAPANMHLESAAAANVEKPTNTADTTATPPDTRSTRPIVTSVSELSDASITLPNRTVEDHNRAKKLVVTAVDDIPAPNNEAGSKVSVSTSATAPMKTHSKPNIVVLDESIVKSSNAFQLHTCHNCHLKFFSIETLNQHYMVAHQTQAQAQMQDQGTQIRLEQEKLQSVQMQQLQQLLDPYNPQQQNIITQNHHYQQQQQQQQQQDERLPMVSVPGDYVWKYYGASNDVRSEAFNNNCKLEKGFCSTAACADSLHKTNDTHTFLQPNVFGFEHSNATKNSYMTPNCASKDTSSLNGAPNAVRILEMKRTFLRQHDPFSNMTNIQADYLKAPLNNNDATKADSICAATTLAPENSFKTSTPAIQPTPTPARMQKPKRSKRRVLLSRHISARLTALERKINAKRAPDIITAEYRQLGRRYKKLQLKCKSLQIQILEKQSKEANSKSTVSSAAKRFRCRVCSETFKSIQRLLQHKRTLRHWARRIPKRFAATCCGCEKFFRHKIALHNHMRYICQALPLRCFKMQMQTFKCRYCRRSTFNHWRLYRRHEVKCKATRQRQKCSRVRRRHHLQQQQVTVQPLTPPNKQRGAAPRSTHALPANARQSKHKHSAATTRTYACTLCAKVFASANRLSQHRITHSDQRRHQCGLCERAYKRRNGLMQHVRAFHLKLKPHQCPECQRSYALKSDMLRCRHAAVKRARLNEIACSAE
- the LOC105223103 gene encoding uncharacterized protein LOC105223103 isoform X2; translation: MPAFCAVQNCGDKYGHAENISFHKFPFKRQELMKKWLDFAQRGPDWQPSKWSAICSRHFCEEDFNCAADRKILKKTAVPCLRNLKHMQTIEKDYTERKQEVIAKETPLQQNLTKTAISSSPATETFNEAYEEFDEGAEQTTSLQSSPNAPNKFKCRLCGSACSAVVSFSTNFEIYGMIQKCFPTLNIQKDDNLPKEMCRLCLKRVESFSRFIDKVLETQSELQRKYRTEKKDSNTRFAERPLKVKQEPVVRVKQELPEGFDSFLSDDLDMGMDEGCEPEHDAETIVEQKYDFCDFPMLNAQDIINNCDIMEIINLDDPFINIPDDDANTNCENNTQNSKQQDNAIQQQHQERNKRTLLSAHELLQNHLLSEEHNYAYTTEDLKEECQFKNTYKTEKTDGAECGDRGDFNANAGTEDDEQTGYAGDEHHNGENGASTGIYKENYAPANMHLESAAAANVEKPTNTADTTATPPDTRSTRPIVTSVSELSDASITLPNRTVEDHNRAKKLVVTAVDDIPAPNNEAGSKVSVSTSATAPMKTHSKPNIVVLDESIVKSSNAFQLHTCHNCHLKFFSIETLNQHYMVAHQTQAQAQMQDQGTQIRLEQEKLQSVQMQQLQQLLDPYNPQQQNIITQNHHYQQQQQQQQQQDERLPMVSVPGDYVWKYYGASNDVRSEAFNNNCKLEKGFCSTAACADSLHKTNDTHTFLQPNVFGFEHSNATKNSYMTPNCASKDTSSLNGAPNAVRILEMKRTFLRQHDPFSNMTNIQADYLKAPLNNNDATKADSICAATTLAPENSFKTSTPAIQPTPTPARMQKPKRSKRRVLLSRHISARLTALERKINAKRAPDIITAEYRQLGRRYKKLQLKCKSLQIQILEKQSKEANSKSTVSSAAKRFRCRVCSETFKSIQRLLQHKRTLRHWARRIPKRFAATCCGCEKFFRHKIALHNHMRYICQALPLRCFKMQMQTFKCRYCRRSTFNHWRLYRRHEVKCKATRQRQKCSRVRRRHHLQQQQVTVQPLTPPNKQRGAAPRSTHALPANARQSKHKHSAATTRTYACTLCAKVFASANRLSQHRITHSDQRRHQCGLCERAYKRRNGLMQHVRAFHLKLKPHQCPECQRSYALKSDMLRCRHAAVKRARLNEIACSAE